One Deltaproteobacteria bacterium genomic window carries:
- a CDS encoding gamma carbonic anhydrase family protein: MGLYELGGRVPSVGEGTYVSPAAHVIGDVRIGEGCWIGPGAVIRGDFGPITIGGFSAVEENCVVHCYPDSECVVGEYVTIGHNATVHAARVGDYVTVGMGAVLGVDAVVGSWCIVGEGAVVRSRQEIPPDTVVAGVPAERIGSMDDAKKKYRMEGKRLYAGLGRRYKEGLKPL; encoded by the coding sequence ACGTGAGTCCCGCCGCCCACGTGATCGGGGACGTCCGGATCGGGGAAGGGTGCTGGATCGGGCCCGGCGCGGTGATCCGGGGAGATTTCGGCCCTATCACGATCGGGGGCTTTTCCGCAGTCGAGGAGAACTGTGTCGTTCACTGCTACCCGGACTCCGAGTGCGTCGTCGGGGAGTATGTGACGATCGGGCACAACGCGACCGTGCACGCAGCTCGCGTCGGCGACTACGTCACGGTCGGGATGGGCGCGGTGCTAGGGGTAGACGCGGTGGTCGGATCGTGGTGCATCGTCGGGGAGGGCGCGGTCGTCCGGTCCCGGCAGGAGATTCCGCCGGATACCGTCGTCGCGGGTGTCCCCGCGGAGAGGATCGGCTCCATGGACGACGCGAAGAAGAAATACCGGATGGAAGGGAAGCGACTGTATGCCGGGTTGGGCAGACGCTACAAGGAAGGACTGAAGCCGCTGTAG